The following are encoded together in the Xanthomonas sacchari genome:
- a CDS encoding RNA polymerase sigma factor, with amino-acid sequence MRSEPLPALSRLFLQWRPSLSRYFRKRRAAAWDTDDLLQEVWLRLQRSEAHAPEIANPEAYLFTIAANLMREHALLHQRNSQRDTCLDDVLERLAVPCEADAQVHRAQRRQRLAELMARLPPKCRAAMTLRYRDELGYQEIAEQLQISSHMVKKYIIKGLAVCRQGMARYA; translated from the coding sequence GTGCGTTCCGAACCCCTGCCGGCGTTGTCGCGGCTGTTCCTGCAATGGCGGCCGTCGCTGAGCCGCTATTTCCGCAAGCGCCGCGCCGCGGCCTGGGATACCGACGACCTGCTGCAGGAAGTGTGGCTGCGGCTGCAGCGCAGCGAGGCGCACGCGCCGGAGATCGCCAATCCCGAAGCCTACCTGTTCACCATCGCCGCCAACCTGATGCGCGAGCACGCGCTGCTGCACCAGCGCAACAGCCAGCGCGACACCTGCCTGGACGATGTGCTGGAGCGGCTGGCGGTGCCCTGCGAAGCCGATGCGCAGGTGCATCGCGCGCAACGCCGGCAGCGCCTGGCCGAACTGATGGCGCGGCTGCCGCCGAAGTGCCGCGCGGCGATGACGCTGCGCTACCGCGACGAACTGGGCTACCAGGAGATCGCCGAGCAACTGCAGATCTCCAGCCACATGGTCAAGAAATACATCATCAAAGGCCTGGCGGTGTGCCGGCAGGGCATGGCGCGCTATGCGTGA